Proteins from one Streptomyces genisteinicus genomic window:
- a CDS encoding universal stress protein, whose product MADQSQQLGPVVVGVDGTSDSLIAAGWAAREARLHGAPLELLHGFVPSPGYSRMLSGEIADERRAAGRLADDALAWVRDHYDGVEARAEVVAQPEADLLVERGRRARMIVLGSHRPGPVTGFLVGSVGLRVLSRAVCPVVMIRGGTAGRHRPDGEIVAGVPREEEAEAVLDFAFRTAAAREAPLRAVRAWSLPSLFTYDAELSRLADARGGLEDLHRHDLAELLTPWRERYPRVHVVEHVAQGPAAELMVDLAATAQLLVVGRRAEPRSRYVGHVAHATLHFADAPIALVPRTKDADADA is encoded by the coding sequence ATGGCCGACCAGTCGCAGCAGCTCGGACCCGTCGTCGTCGGAGTGGACGGCACCTCCGACAGCCTGATCGCGGCGGGCTGGGCGGCGAGGGAGGCGCGGCTGCACGGGGCGCCGCTGGAACTCCTGCACGGGTTCGTCCCGTCGCCCGGGTACAGCCGGATGCTGTCCGGCGAGATCGCCGACGAACGCCGTGCGGCCGGCCGGCTCGCCGACGACGCGCTGGCCTGGGTGCGCGACCACTACGACGGCGTCGAGGCCCGTGCGGAGGTGGTGGCACAGCCGGAAGCCGACCTGCTGGTCGAGCGCGGCCGGCGGGCGCGGATGATCGTGCTCGGATCACACAGGCCCGGCCCGGTGACCGGATTCCTCGTCGGATCGGTCGGGCTGCGCGTGCTGAGCCGGGCCGTCTGCCCGGTGGTCATGATCCGCGGCGGCACCGCCGGACGGCACCGGCCGGACGGCGAGATCGTCGCGGGCGTCCCCCGCGAGGAGGAGGCCGAGGCGGTCCTCGACTTCGCCTTCCGGACAGCCGCCGCGCGCGAGGCCCCGCTCCGCGCGGTGCGGGCGTGGAGCCTGCCCAGCCTGTTCACCTACGACGCGGAACTGTCCCGCCTGGCGGACGCCCGCGGCGGACTGGAGGACCTCCACCGGCACGACCTGGCGGAACTCCTGACGCCGTGGCGCGAGCGCTACCCGCGGGTCCACGTCGTCGAACACGTCGCACAGGGGCCGGCCGCCGAGCTGATGGTCGACCTGGCGGCAACCGCCCAGCTCCTCGTCGTCGGCCGCCGTGCCGAGCCCCGCAGCCGCTACGTGGGACACGTCGCCCACGCGACGCTCCACTTCGCGGACGCCCCGATCGCGCTCGTTCCCCGAACGAAGGACGCGGACGCCGACGCGTGA
- a CDS encoding SpoIIE family protein phosphatase — MTSVADSGTPPPEERRDGGAPGWDERGPAAGSGTHRRAPAHSAGPAHSVGPAFSAGPALSAAMAAEPAAVAAGGAATPPDATPEAGAASVGRLAAIVERLRKEVDAAHAAAEGRALIEMAKGIMVERLGCGPAQAARQLAELAGQAGLTPIELAADIINEAARDHVAEAAGDFVRRTAGRPDEGTADVSVAVRLRTAESAALAAGDTQTVAESLLQHALAPLGATAVAVWAAGTDTSLTLRGHAGFGPEEAERWRYVPPGVETIARHALSERRTAWIGSLGEYAAPSIGRAQHPRGGRVAVPAGAGGRIHGVLEICWPEPLAPQPAAVTRQVEALAELCAHTLENPPGGTSATAGTPAAADVSELVDLADGLYDPALVLTPVLGPDGHLADFRIHHSNSRFQDPAGRPRSAVDGALLLEAYPLAAGGDGLFEKIERVYATGEPFRARRMTLTALVGQVPLSAVADLSVSRHGGSVLFIWRIEDETARLASLLQHAQRLGSIGGFEENMISGEITWNGQLFTLYGRTTADGPVSLQDLAAHAHQDDAVAIGRFLQAVLHHRRATSTAFRLQRPGGVTRHIRVIAEPVLDAGDRLLAVRGAYQDISSQHWTEVALAATRDRLAHTEQESAERNRLALQLQHAIMPPSREPFDVPGLEVAVRYRPAESDSLVGGDWYDAVTLPSKKILLCVGDIAGHGIEAATGMVVLRNAMRGLAVTGAGPGQLLSWLNIVAHHLTKQVTATAVCGLYDPGERVLRWARAGHLPPVLVRGEEATTLPLLGGMLLGAVAEAEYAEGEVRLTPGDTLMMYTDGLVERRDTAVQESLQQLLRTAQLPAATLERRLDGLLTHSRSDTDDDTCLVGIRVS, encoded by the coding sequence ATGACATCCGTCGCCGACTCCGGCACTCCCCCGCCCGAGGAACGCCGGGACGGGGGTGCGCCCGGGTGGGACGAACGCGGTCCGGCCGCGGGCTCCGGCACGCACCGGCGCGCACCGGCCCACTCCGCCGGTCCCGCCCACTCTGTCGGTCCCGCCTTCTCCGCCGGTCCCGCCCTCTCCGCCGCGATGGCGGCCGAACCAGCGGCCGTAGCCGCCGGCGGGGCCGCCACGCCGCCGGACGCAACGCCCGAGGCGGGCGCCGCCTCGGTGGGGCGCCTCGCCGCGATCGTGGAGCGGCTGCGCAAGGAGGTCGACGCGGCCCATGCGGCCGCCGAGGGCAGGGCCCTGATCGAGATGGCCAAGGGCATCATGGTCGAACGGCTCGGCTGCGGACCGGCGCAGGCGGCGCGGCAGCTGGCGGAACTCGCCGGGCAGGCGGGCCTGACCCCGATCGAACTGGCCGCGGACATCATCAACGAGGCGGCCCGCGACCATGTGGCCGAGGCGGCGGGCGACTTCGTCCGGCGCACCGCCGGGCGACCGGACGAGGGCACCGCCGACGTGTCCGTCGCGGTGCGGCTGCGGACCGCCGAGAGCGCCGCGCTGGCGGCCGGCGACACCCAGACCGTCGCCGAGTCACTGCTCCAGCACGCGCTCGCCCCGCTGGGGGCGACGGCCGTCGCCGTCTGGGCGGCCGGCACCGACACCTCCCTCACCCTGCGGGGGCACGCCGGCTTCGGCCCGGAGGAGGCGGAGCGCTGGCGCTACGTCCCGCCGGGCGTCGAGACCATCGCACGGCACGCGCTCAGCGAACGGCGCACCGCGTGGATCGGCTCGCTCGGGGAGTACGCCGCGCCCAGCATCGGGCGCGCGCAACATCCCCGGGGCGGCCGGGTCGCCGTGCCCGCGGGCGCGGGCGGCCGGATCCACGGGGTGCTCGAGATCTGCTGGCCCGAACCGCTCGCTCCCCAGCCGGCGGCGGTCACGCGTCAGGTCGAGGCGCTCGCGGAGCTGTGCGCCCACACCCTGGAGAACCCGCCCGGCGGCACGTCCGCCACGGCCGGGACCCCGGCGGCGGCCGACGTCTCGGAGCTCGTCGACCTGGCGGACGGCCTGTACGACCCCGCTCTCGTCCTCACCCCCGTGCTCGGCCCGGACGGCCACCTCGCGGACTTCCGCATCCACCACTCCAACAGCCGCTTCCAGGACCCGGCGGGGCGTCCCCGCAGCGCCGTCGACGGCGCGCTCCTGCTGGAGGCCTACCCTCTCGCGGCGGGCGGCGACGGGCTGTTCGAGAAGATCGAGCGGGTCTACGCGACGGGCGAGCCGTTCCGCGCCCGGCGGATGACGCTCACGGCCCTGGTCGGCCAGGTGCCGCTGTCCGCGGTGGCCGACCTCAGCGTCAGCCGGCACGGCGGCAGCGTCCTGTTCATCTGGCGCATCGAGGACGAGACCGCCCGGCTGGCGAGCCTCCTCCAGCACGCGCAGCGCCTGGGCAGCATCGGCGGTTTCGAGGAGAACATGATCTCCGGCGAGATCACCTGGAACGGCCAGCTCTTCACGCTGTACGGGCGGACCACGGCCGACGGCCCGGTCTCCCTCCAGGACCTCGCCGCCCACGCGCACCAGGACGACGCGGTCGCCATCGGGCGCTTCCTCCAGGCCGTGCTGCACCACCGGCGTGCCACCTCGACGGCGTTCCGGCTCCAGCGGCCCGGCGGTGTCACCCGCCACATCAGGGTGATCGCCGAGCCGGTGCTCGACGCCGGCGACCGGCTCCTCGCGGTCCGCGGGGCGTACCAGGACATCTCCTCCCAGCACTGGACCGAGGTGGCGCTGGCCGCCACCCGCGACCGGCTCGCCCACACCGAACAGGAGTCGGCCGAGCGCAACCGGCTCGCGCTCCAGCTCCAGCACGCCATCATGCCCCCGTCCCGGGAGCCGTTCGACGTGCCCGGACTGGAGGTCGCCGTCCGCTACCGGCCCGCGGAGTCGGACTCCCTGGTCGGCGGTGACTGGTACGACGCCGTCACCCTGCCGTCGAAGAAGATCCTGCTCTGCGTCGGCGACATCGCCGGGCACGGCATCGAGGCGGCCACGGGGATGGTGGTGCTGCGCAACGCGATGCGCGGCCTCGCCGTCACCGGGGCCGGCCCCGGACAGCTCCTGTCCTGGCTGAACATCGTGGCGCACCACCTCACCAAGCAGGTGACCGCCACCGCGGTGTGCGGGCTGTACGACCCCGGCGAGCGCGTGCTGCGCTGGGCCAGGGCGGGGCACCTGCCGCCGGTGCTCGTCCGCGGCGAGGAGGCCACCACGCTCCCGCTCCTGGGCGGCATGCTGCTGGGTGCGGTCGCGGAGGCGGAGTACGCGGAGGGGGAGGTGCGTCTGACGCCGGGCGACACGCTGATGATGTACACCGACGGCCTGGTCGAGCGCCGGGACACCGCGGTGCAGGAGTCCCTCCAGCAGCTGCTCCGGACGGCGCAGCTGCCCGCCGCGACCCTGGAGCGACGGCTCGACGGCCTGCTCACGCACAGCAGGTCGGACACCGACGACGACACCTGCCTCGTCGGCATCCGGGTCTCCTGA
- a CDS encoding universal stress protein has protein sequence MEQPVVVGVDGTPDSMRALDWAVDEAGRIGAPLVLLHGYVPLAGAARLLAGDAERQHRAAQNLLDEAVARVRSRRADTPVTTSAVVRPAAELLVEHGRDALMIVLGSRRPGPVSGFLLGSVGLRVLSRAACPVVMTRGGTTGRRPREGGIVVGVPQDEGADAVLDFAFRTAAARGVPVRAVRAWNLPTVFTYRPGLLRRSDEHGGLEALHRHELAAAVKPWRRRHPDVPVFEHVELGPASELLVALAASAELLVVGRTTRAVRHVGHVAHAALHFADAPIALVPA, from the coding sequence GTGGAGCAGCCCGTCGTCGTGGGAGTGGACGGCACGCCCGACAGCATGCGCGCACTCGACTGGGCGGTCGACGAGGCCGGACGGATCGGCGCGCCGCTCGTCCTCCTGCACGGTTACGTTCCCCTGGCCGGTGCCGCCAGGCTGCTCGCCGGCGACGCCGAGCGGCAGCACCGTGCAGCCCAGAACCTGCTCGACGAGGCCGTCGCGCGGGTGCGCTCGCGCCGCGCGGACACCCCGGTCACCACGTCGGCGGTGGTGCGGCCGGCGGCGGAGCTGCTGGTCGAGCACGGCCGGGACGCCCTGATGATCGTGCTCGGCTCACGGCGGCCGGGCCCGGTGAGCGGCTTCCTGCTGGGATCGGTCGGCCTGCGCGTCCTGAGCCGGGCCGCCTGTCCCGTGGTCATGACACGCGGCGGCACCACCGGGCGGCGCCCCCGGGAGGGCGGGATCGTGGTGGGCGTGCCGCAGGACGAGGGGGCCGACGCGGTCCTGGACTTCGCGTTCCGGACGGCGGCCGCGCGCGGCGTCCCGGTGCGGGCGGTGCGGGCGTGGAACCTGCCCACCGTCTTCACCTACCGCCCCGGGCTGCTGCGCCGCTCGGACGAGCACGGCGGGCTGGAAGCACTCCACCGGCACGAACTGGCCGCGGCCGTGAAGCCGTGGCGGCGCCGCCACCCCGACGTGCCGGTGTTCGAACACGTCGAACTGGGGCCCGCGTCGGAGCTGCTGGTGGCGCTGGCCGCATCGGCCGAACTGCTGGTGGTCGGGCGCACCACCCGCGCGGTCCGCCACGTCGGGCATGTCGCGCACGCGGCCCTGCACTTCGCGGACGCGCCGATCGCGCTGGTCCCCGCCTGA
- a CDS encoding HAMP domain-containing protein, translating into MTETVEGGRPARRTRARGAAEAGEPELRQLLAGLTAVRDGDFGTRLPDGADGLLGEIATVFNGMVDQLSLFTSEVTRVAREVGTEGTLGGQAEVPGVSGTWADLTDSVNAMAGNLTTQVRDIAQVATAVARGDLSQKIDVDARGEILELKKTINTMVDQLSAFADEVTRVAREVGTEGNLGGQADVKGVSGTWRDLTDSVNSMAGNLTAQVRNIAQVTTAVAQGDLSQKITVTARGEILELKETINTMVDQLSAFADEVTRMAREVGTEGILGGQADVKGVSGTWRDLTDSVNSMAGNLTAQVRSIAQVATAVAQGDLSQKITVTARGEILELKETINTMVDQLSAFADEVTRVAREVGTEGNLGGQATVRGASGTWKGLTDNVNVMASNLTGQVRSIAQVAAAVARGDLSQKITVEAKGEVAALAGVINTMVDTLSAFADEVTRVAREVGTEGRLGGQARVANVAGTWKDLTDNVNSMANNLTGQVRNIALVTTAVANGDLSKKIDVDARGEILELKTTINTMVDQLSSFAAEVTRVAREVGSEGRLGGQAEVEGVSGTWKRLTENVNELAGNLTRQVRAIAEVASAVAEGDLTRSITVDASGEVAELKDNINAMVGSLRETTRANQEQDWLKSSLALVSGLMQGHRDLAVVAELVMDELTPLVSAQYGAFYLAEETGSGLELRLVGSYGRPAGPGVPERFRLGESLVGQAARSRRVIRSDSVPGDYVTISSGLGSTTPGSLIVLPIVVDDQVLGVIELASFTAFTAVHRDFLEQLMETVGVNVNTIVANARTDELLGESQRLTGELQARSEELQVQQVELQRSNAELEEKAALLAAQNSDIEGKNLEIEQARQELEDRAQQLSLASKYKSEFLANMSHELRTPLNSLLILAQLLAQNPTRNLTAKQVEYAGIIHSAGSDLLQLINDILDLSKVEAGKMDVNPERVQLRQLLDYVEATFRPMTTQRSLGFSITTAAGVPVDVITDDSRLRQVLRNLVSNAVKFTERGGVELRIEPAPDHELPIQVLRGGPVVAFRVRDTGIGIPEQHLEAIFGAFQQADGTTSRKYGGTGLGLSISREIAHLLGGALTAESTPGEGSTFTLYLPVAREDFRHQADGAPDAPLPDGAHRADAPGGVRRPAAVPAPPRKPRRLLVVEGRRHGLLSMVAESAVAELGGGHAGSDIQLVSAPGPQEAAGALAAEPVHCVVLELDMANGEALEFLDALDGDPALRTVPVLAHNNRRLDAAHERTLQARAGSRPLELLSSLDELRERIALHLSAEEPGDVVPLVRGDDTPTTAHRAPDDSLHGRTVLVVDDDARNLFAISGILELHGIRVLHAENGREGIEALAAHPEIGLILMDVMMPEMDGYTATAEIRRMPRHAGLPIIAVTAKAMPGDREKSLASGASDYVTKPVDADDLIACVRRWLELHDESGPAA; encoded by the coding sequence ATGACGGAGACGGTCGAAGGCGGGCGCCCGGCCCGGCGCACGCGTGCGCGTGGCGCCGCCGAGGCGGGGGAACCGGAACTGCGGCAGCTGCTCGCGGGGTTGACGGCCGTCCGCGACGGCGACTTCGGCACCCGGCTGCCGGACGGCGCGGACGGGCTGCTGGGCGAGATCGCCACCGTGTTCAACGGCATGGTGGACCAGTTGTCGCTCTTCACCTCCGAGGTGACGCGCGTCGCCCGGGAGGTCGGCACCGAGGGGACGCTCGGCGGGCAGGCCGAGGTCCCGGGTGTCTCCGGCACCTGGGCCGATCTCACCGACTCCGTCAACGCGATGGCGGGCAACCTCACCACCCAGGTGCGCGACATCGCCCAGGTCGCCACCGCGGTCGCCAGGGGCGACCTGTCCCAGAAGATCGACGTGGACGCCCGCGGCGAGATCCTCGAGCTGAAGAAGACCATCAACACGATGGTCGACCAGCTCTCCGCCTTCGCCGACGAAGTCACCCGGGTCGCCCGCGAGGTCGGCACCGAGGGCAACCTCGGCGGGCAGGCCGACGTCAAGGGCGTCTCCGGCACCTGGCGCGACCTCACCGACTCCGTCAACTCCATGGCCGGCAACCTCACCGCCCAGGTCCGCAACATCGCGCAGGTGACCACGGCCGTCGCCCAGGGAGACCTCTCCCAGAAGATCACCGTCACCGCACGCGGCGAGATCCTCGAACTCAAGGAGACCATCAACACGATGGTCGACCAGCTCTCCGCCTTCGCCGACGAAGTCACCCGGATGGCCCGCGAGGTCGGAACCGAGGGCATTCTGGGCGGGCAGGCCGACGTCAAGGGCGTCTCCGGCACCTGGCGCGACCTCACCGACTCCGTCAACTCCATGGCCGGCAACCTCACCGCCCAGGTCCGTTCCATCGCCCAGGTCGCCACGGCCGTCGCCCAGGGAGACCTCTCCCAGAAGATCACCGTCACCGCACGCGGCGAGATCCTCGAACTCAAGGAGACCATCAACACGATGGTCGACCAGCTCTCCGCCTTCGCCGACGAAGTCACCCGGGTCGCCCGCGAAGTGGGCACCGAGGGCAACCTCGGCGGACAGGCCACGGTCCGCGGCGCCTCGGGGACGTGGAAGGGCCTCACGGACAACGTCAACGTGATGGCGTCCAACCTGACCGGCCAGGTGCGGTCGATCGCCCAGGTCGCCGCCGCGGTGGCCCGCGGCGACCTCTCGCAGAAGATCACCGTCGAGGCGAAGGGCGAGGTCGCCGCGCTGGCCGGCGTGATCAACACGATGGTCGACACCCTCTCCGCGTTCGCGGACGAGGTGACCCGGGTGGCCCGCGAGGTCGGCACGGAGGGCCGGCTCGGCGGGCAGGCGCGGGTGGCGAACGTCGCCGGCACCTGGAAGGACCTCACCGACAACGTCAACTCGATGGCGAACAACCTGACCGGGCAGGTGCGCAACATCGCCCTGGTCACCACGGCCGTCGCCAACGGCGACCTGTCCAAGAAGATCGACGTGGACGCCCGCGGCGAGATCCTGGAGCTGAAGACCACCATCAACACCATGGTCGACCAGCTCTCCTCGTTCGCCGCCGAGGTCACCCGTGTCGCGCGGGAGGTCGGCAGCGAGGGACGCCTCGGCGGGCAGGCCGAGGTCGAGGGCGTCTCCGGCACCTGGAAGCGGCTCACCGAGAACGTCAACGAACTCGCCGGCAACCTCACCCGCCAGGTGCGGGCGATCGCCGAGGTCGCCAGCGCCGTCGCCGAGGGCGACCTCACCCGCTCCATCACCGTCGACGCCTCCGGCGAGGTCGCCGAGCTGAAGGACAACATCAACGCGATGGTCGGCTCGCTCCGCGAGACCACCCGGGCCAACCAGGAGCAGGACTGGCTCAAGTCCAGCCTCGCGCTGGTCTCCGGGCTGATGCAGGGCCACCGCGACCTGGCCGTCGTCGCGGAACTGGTGATGGACGAGCTGACGCCGCTGGTGTCGGCCCAGTACGGCGCCTTCTACCTCGCCGAGGAGACCGGTTCCGGCCTGGAGCTGCGGCTCGTCGGGTCCTACGGGCGCCCGGCGGGGCCCGGCGTCCCCGAACGCTTCCGCCTGGGCGAGTCGCTGGTGGGCCAGGCGGCCCGGAGCCGGCGCGTGATCCGCTCCGACAGCGTTCCCGGCGACTACGTCACCATCTCCTCCGGGCTCGGCAGCACCACGCCGGGCAGCCTGATCGTGCTGCCCATCGTCGTCGACGACCAGGTGCTCGGCGTCATCGAGCTCGCCTCCTTCACCGCGTTCACCGCCGTCCACCGGGACTTCCTCGAACAGCTCATGGAGACGGTGGGCGTCAACGTCAACACGATCGTGGCCAACGCGCGCACCGACGAGCTCCTCGGCGAGTCCCAGCGGCTGACCGGTGAACTCCAGGCGCGCTCGGAGGAACTCCAGGTGCAGCAGGTGGAACTCCAGCGCTCCAACGCCGAACTGGAGGAGAAGGCCGCCCTGCTGGCCGCGCAGAACAGCGACATCGAGGGGAAGAACCTGGAGATCGAGCAGGCGCGCCAGGAACTGGAGGACCGCGCCCAGCAGCTGTCGCTCGCGTCGAAGTACAAGTCGGAGTTCCTGGCCAACATGAGCCACGAGCTGCGCACACCGCTCAACAGCCTGCTGATCCTGGCCCAGCTGCTCGCCCAGAACCCGACCCGCAACCTGACCGCCAAGCAGGTCGAGTACGCGGGCATCATCCACTCGGCCGGCTCCGACCTGCTGCAGCTGATCAACGACATCCTGGACCTGTCGAAGGTCGAGGCCGGCAAGATGGACGTCAACCCGGAACGCGTGCAGCTGCGGCAGCTCCTCGACTACGTCGAGGCCACCTTCCGGCCCATGACCACCCAGCGGAGCCTCGGCTTCAGCATCACCACGGCGGCCGGAGTGCCGGTCGACGTGATCACGGACGACTCCCGGCTGCGGCAGGTGCTGCGGAACCTGGTCTCCAACGCGGTGAAGTTCACCGAGCGCGGCGGGGTGGAACTGCGCATCGAACCGGCGCCCGACCACGAACTGCCGATCCAGGTGCTGCGCGGCGGCCCGGTGGTGGCGTTCCGCGTCCGGGACACCGGCATCGGCATCCCCGAGCAGCATCTGGAGGCCATCTTCGGCGCCTTCCAGCAGGCGGACGGGACGACCAGCCGCAAGTACGGGGGCACGGGGCTCGGGCTGTCGATCAGCCGCGAGATCGCCCATCTGCTGGGCGGCGCGCTGACGGCCGAGAGCACACCGGGCGAGGGCAGCACGTTCACCCTGTACCTGCCGGTCGCGCGGGAGGACTTCCGGCACCAGGCCGACGGCGCGCCCGACGCACCGCTCCCCGACGGCGCGCACCGGGCGGACGCCCCCGGCGGCGTCCGGCGGCCGGCCGCCGTGCCCGCTCCCCCGCGCAAGCCGCGCCGGCTGCTGGTGGTCGAGGGCCGCCGGCACGGTCTGCTGTCCATGGTCGCCGAGAGCGCGGTCGCCGAACTCGGCGGCGGCCACGCGGGCTCCGACATCCAGCTGGTCTCCGCTCCCGGACCGCAGGAGGCGGCGGGTGCGCTCGCCGCCGAGCCGGTCCACTGCGTGGTCCTCGAACTCGACATGGCGAACGGCGAGGCCCTGGAGTTCCTCGACGCACTGGACGGGGACCCCGCGCTGCGCACGGTCCCGGTCCTCGCGCACAACAACCGGCGGCTCGACGCCGCCCACGAGCGGACGCTCCAGGCGCGGGCCGGCAGCAGACCGCTGGAACTGCTCTCCAGTCTGGACGAGTTGCGGGAGCGGATCGCCCTCCATCTCTCGGCCGAGGAGCCCGGCGACGTCGTGCCCCTGGTCCGCGGCGACGACACGCCCACCACGGCGCACCGCGCCCCGGACGACAGCCTGCACGGGCGGACCGTCCTCGTCGTCGACGACGACGCGCGCAACCTCTTCGCCATCAGCGGCATCCTGGAGCTGCACGGCATCCGCGTCCTGCACGCCGAGAACGGCCGGGAGGGGATCGAGGCGCTCGCCGCGCACCCCGAGATCGGGCTGATCCTGATGGACGTGATGATGCCGGAGATGGACGGCTACACGGCGACGGCGGAGATCCGCCGGATGCCCCGGCACGCGGGCCTGCCCATCATCGCCGTCACGGCGAAGGCGATGCCGGGCGACCGGGAGAAGAGCCTGGCGTCCGGCGCCAGCGACTACGTCACCAAGCCCGTGGACGCGGACGACCTCATCGCCTGCGTACGCCGCTGGCTCGAGCTGCACGACGAGAGCGGGCCCGCCGCATGA
- a CDS encoding inositol monophosphatase family protein, giving the protein MTDLHEEYGDDAAVAAAGALAGADVVRALYGRPLDRVDKGAGDFATAADVEAERAVVAVIRAARPDDAVLGEEGGRQGAAGAARQWLVDPLCGTLNYAVGTMLVAVNVALRGGAAAVADPFGGEVFLTDGKTAWVRHEGSGDAPLTPSPATGLVDLNLDPPFPGAPRFRGADLLAHPGFATRFRPRVVSTTLAPAWVAAGRRAAYVTDGGDLRDSVHFAAGIALCRAAGCVVTGLDGAPLEQTDGGLVAAADEETHRALMAMIRG; this is encoded by the coding sequence ATGACCGACCTGCACGAGGAGTACGGCGACGACGCGGCCGTCGCGGCAGCCGGGGCGCTGGCCGGTGCGGACGTGGTCCGCGCCCTGTACGGCCGGCCGCTCGACCGTGTCGACAAGGGCGCCGGCGACTTCGCCACCGCCGCCGACGTCGAGGCCGAACGGGCCGTCGTGGCCGTCATCCGCGCCGCCCGGCCCGATGACGCGGTGCTCGGCGAGGAGGGCGGGCGGCAGGGCGCTGCCGGGGCCGCCCGCCAATGGCTGGTGGACCCCTTGTGCGGCACCCTGAACTACGCCGTCGGGACCATGCTGGTCGCCGTCAACGTGGCCCTGCGCGGCGGGGCGGCCGCCGTCGCCGATCCGTTCGGCGGGGAGGTCTTCCTCACCGACGGGAAGACCGCCTGGGTGCGGCACGAGGGATCAGGGGACGCCCCGTTGACGCCGTCGCCCGCCACCGGGCTGGTGGACCTGAACCTGGATCCGCCGTTCCCGGGCGCACCCCGGTTCCGGGGTGCCGACCTGCTGGCCCACCCCGGGTTCGCGACCCGGTTCCGGCCGCGCGTGGTGTCCACGACGCTGGCGCCGGCCTGGGTGGCCGCAGGCAGGCGCGCCGCCTACGTCACCGACGGCGGAGACCTCCGCGACAGCGTGCACTTCGCTGCCGGTATCGCGCTGTGCCGGGCCGCCGGCTGCGTCGTCACCGGTCTCGACGGAGCCCCGCTCGAGCAGACGGACGGCGGGCTGGTGGCCGCCGCCGACGAGGAGACCCACCGGGCACTGATGGCGATGATCCGCGGCTGA
- a CDS encoding STAS domain-containing protein: MRRIAHEAAAVTVRCEGGEARVVLDGEFDIATAGLVADALRDVSPTVRRVVVDCRAVAFADCALLRVLLPARDTLVLLGPLPSVMHRLLTHSGTRKLFAVLDPAVRLPSQSVRRNVRRTPAPDPSPDPRTSSPR, from the coding sequence ATGAGGCGGATTGCGCACGAGGCGGCGGCCGTCACCGTGCGGTGCGAGGGCGGCGAGGCGCGGGTGGTGCTGGACGGCGAGTTCGACATCGCCACCGCCGGGCTGGTGGCGGACGCCCTGCGGGACGTTTCCCCCACCGTGCGGCGCGTCGTGGTCGACTGCCGGGCCGTCGCGTTCGCCGACTGCGCCCTGCTGCGGGTGCTGCTTCCCGCCCGGGACACCCTGGTGCTGCTCGGGCCGCTTCCGTCGGTGATGCACCGGCTGCTGACGCACTCCGGCACACGGAAGCTGTTCGCCGTCCTGGACCCGGCCGTCCGCCTTCCGAGCCAGTCCGTCAGGCGAAACGTCCGCCGGACCCCTGCGCCGGACCCGTCGCCCGACCCGCGGACCTCTTCGCCCCGGTGA
- a CDS encoding nitroreductase, whose amino-acid sequence MAPTGNDPATAPGTGAGPDAPTGADSSAGVGSGLHQALSRILRDRHTCRQFLPDAVPRPVTEELLALAQRTPSWCNTQPWHVHLTEGAATDRLRAGLLEHVRSRPAAPDLPFPAQYTGAYRERRRECGHQLYNSLGIARDDQEGRLRQLLRNFELFDAPHTAVVTTEAGLGVYGAVDCGLYINTFLLAAHSLGLAAAPQAALASYSDFLHGHFGIPDHRHVVAAVSFGYADPEHPANAFRTRREPVQNAVTWHTGDDGEAARE is encoded by the coding sequence GTGGCCCCGACCGGCAACGACCCCGCCACCGCACCCGGCACGGGTGCCGGCCCCGACGCGCCGACCGGTGCCGACTCGTCCGCCGGTGTCGGCAGCGGCCTCCACCAGGCCCTGTCGCGCATACTCCGCGACCGGCACACCTGCCGCCAGTTCCTCCCGGACGCCGTGCCCCGCCCCGTCACGGAGGAACTGCTGGCGCTCGCCCAGCGCACCCCCTCCTGGTGCAACACCCAGCCCTGGCACGTCCACCTCACCGAGGGCGCCGCCACCGACCGCCTGCGCGCCGGGCTCCTGGAGCACGTCCGGAGCCGTCCCGCCGCACCCGACCTGCCCTTCCCCGCCCAGTACACCGGCGCGTACCGGGAGCGCCGCCGCGAGTGCGGCCACCAGCTGTACAACAGCCTCGGCATCGCCCGGGACGACCAGGAGGGCAGGCTCCGGCAGCTGCTGCGCAACTTCGAGCTGTTCGACGCGCCGCACACCGCGGTCGTGACCACCGAAGCCGGCCTCGGCGTCTACGGAGCGGTCGACTGCGGCCTCTACATCAACACCTTCCTGCTCGCCGCGCACAGCCTCGGTCTTGCCGCCGCCCCCCAGGCCGCGCTCGCCTCGTACTCCGACTTCCTCCACGGGCACTTCGGCATTCCGGACCACCGGCACGTCGTGGCCGCCGTCTCCTTCGGGTACGCGGATCCGGAGCATCCGGCCAACGCGTTCCGTACCCGCCGCGAGCCCGTACAGAACGCCGTCACCTGGCACACGGGCGACGACGGGGAAGCCGCGCGGGAGTGA